In Salarias fasciatus chromosome 13, fSalaFa1.1, whole genome shotgun sequence, the sequence CCGTCGGTGTGGAGATTACGCAACGGCGTTTAAATCCCAGTCCGTATGTATTCCACAAACGGAGCACGATGTCAACCGTCAGGAGTTGTTATTAGGTGAGATGTGCGCTGTGGTAACACCGCTGAGAACAAAAGGCGTGCAGGAGAGATTAGCGGAGCCGCTCCTTACTTTGTGCGTGTCTGCAGAGATGCTCGTGACACCTTTAACCCTGAAGTCGAACGGGGCGAGTGTGTAGCCGGCCTTGGCCATGAACACGATGAGGAAGCCTCCCAGGCAGGCGTCCACGTGCAGCGGCAGGCTGTAGCGCACGGCCAGCTGCAAAACACCCGGGGGAGAGAGTGTTGGACTTCCTTGTTGTTATTTTGGAAACCTGCTGAGAGGGAAACGCGTTCCGCTGCTGACCTTGGCTACTTCCTCGATGGGATCCATGATTCCGTGAGGGAACTGCGGCGCTGAGCAGACCAGCATGGCCGTGTTCCTGCTGATGGCTCTGCGCATCGCCTGCAAACACAGCAGACAGTAGCAGCAATCTGTGCGCCagtcatttacacacacacacacacacacacactctgcacgcACTGCACGCTCACCTTCACATCCACCTTCATGGTTTTCTTGTCCAACGGGATGTGAACAAGCTTCATCCCGAAGTAGTGGGCCGCTTTGTCGAAAGCTGCGTGGACGCTCACCGGCGccaggctgcagagcagagacacacTTCACTGCATGATCCGGTAAAACAAGGCCGAGCGCGGAgttaataacacacacacacacacaccgctgttcTTACATTTCGGGGTATTTGACGCCTCGTTCGTAGGCCATGTCTCTGTACGCCTTGCAGGCCATCAGGATGCTCTCAGTGCCTCCTGACGTAACCTGGACGAAGAGAAGTAACTTTCAAACGTGACTCCTGCcttcatttccatctgtctgcaCCAACGGGTGACGCACCGTGCCGCAGGAGTTGGGTCCACCGTGGAAAAGCGTGCAGCTCATCCTCACGACCTCTGCCTCCATCTTCCTCACGCTGGGAAAGATGTCGGGGTGGAGAGGGTTGCTCCACGCGAAATCTCCGTAAACCTGGAGACAACCAGCGACAACAGAGTGACAAGGTCAGCGTCAATCCCAGAAAGCTGCTGGGAGTTACAGATGAAGTGGAATTCACTGAAATCAGCATGAAAAGTATTAttacattgaaaaacaaaacaaaacaaaaaaacaagttatgCTTTATGTAATCAGTTGAATGCAGGCTCAAACTTTACAGCTTGTTATGGAGAACTGGCACATTCCTAAAcacagtgaaagaaaacagcttAAATTACAAGTACAAGTTGAAATTCTTTGGTCGGAATCAAAAAAGCCTTTGATACTGTGCTGACAATAAGTTGCTAACAAAGGTTGCGTTTGTTTGCAGCGCTGAATCGTAGACGCACTGAACGGCAGTTGGCATCATTAGACTGGAGCCCAGCGTGGCTCAAACAAggagtttttatgttttcattttatggcTGTTGCTGCTTCAGACCTGCTCAGTCATCGATGCCACTTAGTTCATTTCCATTCGTGTGGCTCAACGACACACAACATGTACAACTGGAGCCGTTTCTCACTGAGGGATCGGTGTCTTTTCCATTTATGAATACCGGTAAACTACAGTTATGCACACAGGTTTACATACCTTCACCAGTAATTTGGTCAAAGTTTCGTCGCCCCAGTAAACGGCACCAGAGACACATCCTTTCTCCCACttcacatcatctgcaaaaacacacagcgtcttcagaaacacacacatttcaagcAGTGTGTTTTCTTATCAGCGATGAAGAttagaaaatgttcttttttttctggccagTCAGCCATGAGAGATAACGGAGCCGATGGATCAGCCGGGGATGAATGGAGGCTGGTGAACTCACTCAGGGTCTCGTACTCCTTGATTTTTTCCATGACTTGGCTCTGGGAGAGACCTTTAGAGGGCAGCTCTCTGGTGTAGCTCATCCCCTCCTTCAAAGtgcacagactgacagacatgtCGTCCAAAGCCTTGTTCAGCTGGCTCTGGATCTGACAGAGAGGACAGCGTTACCACACAGTTCACACTGAGAAAATAAGAAGATAAAGCACGTCTGGGCCTAAAATAAACAGAGGTGAAGTAACACCGCGACCGGCTGAACGGAAGTAACCGCGTTATCACGACTGCGTGATCTTAAGCATGCCAAAGGTCTAACACCATCTCAGTCATCTACGAGTGACTCATAAGAGCCTCAGACACGAGAGTCAGAACACACTCACTGGTAAAAAGAGGGAACAGATTCACCACCAACACTTACTGCTACGCCAATGAAGGGAATCTTCCTGATGAGTCGAAAGCACTTCTTCTTGATCCGAGACACGAGGCCTATCAGCCACAAAGAAAGagcagacacagcagcagccgcGGTGAGACGCCGATACACTCTCAGCTGCAAATATTAGGCAGCTGACGGTGAGCTGTAGTCACATGGCGAGACGAGAAGTGCTCAATGAATATtggaactctgtgttcagcagGCATTAAATTCTGCCCGTTGGAAGGAGCGGAGCGCCTGTTTCCTCTGTGCTTTCCCTCTCTGACAGCTAAATCTAGATAAGTGGCGACCCGGTTGCGGAGGAATTTGGTGAGTGGTTTACTGATGAGTTGTGCCGAttttatggattccttgaggtGTGTGTCATACATAAGCACATGAACTATGAAAAAGCTGCAGCCAAATTTGGTTAAACTGCACTGTTCAGCTATTAGGCACTGACTTAACACCCTGCATCGCGTGTGAAAGATTACTTTCTTGCTGGAAGAGGAAGCCTTTGATCCAAACGGCTCCCAGCGTGGTGAGGACCGATGCTCCGATGATCTGCCACGGCTCCAGGTCCGCGCAGTGAGAGTTGACCTGCCGCCGGCCCTCCTCCAggtacagcagcagcatctccttATACACCTCCAAGGCACTCTGCACACGGACACGCACAATCAAACAAGCTGCATTCGGATGAAAACAGGTGCAGAAAGTCCTTTATTTTGACTCCAAGCACTAGAGATTTAACACAGAATCACATGCAGTTGCAGACACACCCATCTTTATAACTCACGAGATGTTATTAGAAACATGTGGTGgagaaaaggctttttttttctgagtctgAACATGAAGCAGTGACCACAGGATGTCACATGTGGATCGTTGTTTGACATGATCACGACTCAActgcttcacttcttttttttttttttgaaaatacgCACAGGATTAATGCCAACATGCACACTTTCACAGGAAATACTACACAGTGAATCATAAATCCTGGCATGCAGCACCTCATCTCTGTATACTGAAGATATACTGTGGACTCAAAAGCTCTTAGAGTTGGTGAATAGTCAGGTAAATTCAAACGAA encodes:
- the sgpl1 gene encoding sphingosine-1-phosphate lyase 1 isoform X2; the encoded protein is MSSDSALEVYKEMLLLYLEEGRRQVNSHCADLEPWQIIGASVLTTLGAVWIKGFLFQQESLVSRIKKKCFRLIRKIPFIGVAIQSQLNKALDDMSVSLCTLKEGMSYTRELPSKGLSQSQVMEKIKEYETLNDVKWEKGCVSGAVYWGDETLTKLLVKVYGDFAWSNPLHPDIFPSVRKMEAEVVRMSCTLFHGGPNSCGTVTSGGTESILMACKAYRDMAYERGVKYPEILAPVSVHAAFDKAAHYFGMKLVHIPLDKKTMKVDVKAMRRAISRNTAMLVCSAPQFPHGIMDPIEEVAKLAVRYSLPLHVDACLGGFLIVFMAKAGYTLAPFDFRVKGVTSISADTHKYGYAPKGSSVILYSDKTYRQYQYFVAPDWQGGIYASPSVAGSRPGGIIAACWATMMHMGENGYVDATRKIISTARKIKTEICKIKGVFVFGDPEVSVVAIGSDVFDIFRLSNALTSKGWNLNTLQYPSSIHICCTVLHTQPGVADRFIQDVKEQVAVIMKNPSEKTTGMGAIYGMAQSIPDRSMVTEISRGFLDCLYSTEVPKLNSSHMNGNGKAH
- the sgpl1 gene encoding sphingosine-1-phosphate lyase 1 isoform X1, giving the protein MDYWSALEVYKEMLLLYLEEGRRQVNSHCADLEPWQIIGASVLTTLGAVWIKGFLFQQESLVSRIKKKCFRLIRKIPFIGVAIQSQLNKALDDMSVSLCTLKEGMSYTRELPSKGLSQSQVMEKIKEYETLNDVKWEKGCVSGAVYWGDETLTKLLVKVYGDFAWSNPLHPDIFPSVRKMEAEVVRMSCTLFHGGPNSCGTVTSGGTESILMACKAYRDMAYERGVKYPEILAPVSVHAAFDKAAHYFGMKLVHIPLDKKTMKVDVKAMRRAISRNTAMLVCSAPQFPHGIMDPIEEVAKLAVRYSLPLHVDACLGGFLIVFMAKAGYTLAPFDFRVKGVTSISADTHKYGYAPKGSSVILYSDKTYRQYQYFVAPDWQGGIYASPSVAGSRPGGIIAACWATMMHMGENGYVDATRKIISTARKIKTEICKIKGVFVFGDPEVSVVAIGSDVFDIFRLSNALTSKGWNLNTLQYPSSIHICCTVLHTQPGVADRFIQDVKEQVAVIMKNPSEKTTGMGAIYGMAQSIPDRSMVTEISRGFLDCLYSTEVPKLNSSHMNGNGKAH